The Armatimonadota bacterium genome contains the following window.
CACGGTGCGGGTGTTCATCCCGGGAGGGGAGACCGATGGAACGCATTCGGGTTCTGGTGGCTGACGACCACGCCCTGTTCCGCCGGGGCGTCACGGCCCTGCTGGCCGGGCGGGAGGACATGGAGGTGGTGGGGGAGGCAGCCGACGGGGAGGAGGCCATCGAGCGCGCCCGGGAACTGATGCCCGACGTCATCCTCATGGACATCAAGATGCCGGGCGTGGATGGGCTGGCCGCCACCCGCCGGATCAAGGCCGAGATGCCCTACGTGAAGATCCTCATGCTGACGGTCTCCGAGACCGACGAGGACCTGTTTGAGGCCATCAAGGCCGGGGCGTCGGGGTACCTGCTGAAGAACGTCGATCCCGAGTACCTGGTGGCCTGCCTGCGGCAGGCCCAGCGGGGAGAAGTCCCCATCGCCCCCACCATGGCCAGCAAGATCCTGCGGGAACTGGCCGCTCCCCCCGAGCCGGCCCCGCCGCTCACGGCGCGGGAGCGACAGGTGCTGGAGCTGCTGGCCGCCGGCAAGTCCAACAAGGAGATCGCCCTGGACCTGAAGATCTCCGAAAACACCGTCAAGAACCACCTGCGCAACATCCTGGAAAAGCTCCACCTGCAGAACCGGGTTCAGGCGGCCCTGTACGCCGTCCGCATGGGCCTGGTGCCCCCTCCCGGCGAGCCCCCCCAGCCGTCCTCCTAGTCCGTCCGGGCGGGGCCGCCTGACCACCCCTGGCGGCGCGCCCCGGTCCGCAGCCTGATCTGCGGGCGCTGGAGAGGAGGGGCCCGCGCCCATCCAGGCGTGGGACACGGGGGCGCCCGACGGGTCTGCGCCCGCCCCGTCCCGGAGGCGGGACGTTCCCCGCCCACACTGACGCTCTCAAATCACCCCGTCACTCGATAGGCCAAAGACGCCGGCGGCCGTACGGTCGAGGTGGAGGTGGGCCGTGCGGCCGCGGGTGTTCATCTGGTACAGCCATCCCCTGTTTGCCAGCGCCATCGAGTCGCTGCTGCACCGGCAGGGGATGGAGTGTGCCGGGGCGGCCTCCCACCCCGAGCAGGTCCTCCCGGCCATTGCCCGGACGCGGCCAGACGTGGTGGTGGCCGACCCGGTGGTGGAGCGGGAGCACGCGCACGCCGTGGCCGAGCTCATCCGCACCTGCGAGCCGATCCGGGTGCTGGTCCTGGATCCGCTGGACGATGTGATGCGCATCTACGACAGCCGCGGGTGCGGCGCGACGCGCCTGGATGCAGTGGTCCGGGCGATTGAGGAAGCCGCGGGGCGGGCGGCGTCGTCCGCCTCGGGATGAAAGGGGGGAGAACGGTGCACCCGGTGGGCATTGCCCTGGCGTTCCTGGTGTTCTGGTCGCTGGTGGCCGCCGGCGCCTTCCTGTGCACGGCGTGCCTGCGGCGGCTGGTGCGCTGGCAGCAGGCCCTGGCGGGAAGCGGCCGGGTGGCTCTGACCGAGGGTGTGGGAGTTGTCCTGCACCTGGTGGGTCTGGCCACCGGGGCGACCCTGGTGGCCGCCGGCCTGTACGCCACCTACGTGGTGCTGATGGCCCGGTAGATCGCCCCGGAGGCGCCGGGCGACCGGGGGCGGTCCCCCGGCCTCGACGCCGCCTCGATGACGGCCGGGCCAGCCCTCAGGGGAGGTGAGCACTGTGGAGGAACGCAACCCCACGCTGGAGATCGTCGCCACGCTGGCCGTGGTTCTGGCCACGGCGTTTGTGGCTACATTCCTGGTTTCCCTGATCAATACCGTCTGCCGCTAGGATCTCCGCAGCCGCCAGGCGATCCCGGGGACTCACGAGGCTCTGACCGCGCGGCGGACAGGCACTGCCACACACCCGCTGGAGTGCGCGAGACCTCCTCCCCATTCTAGGTCTGCGGGCGGACCCCGGATCCAGTAACCGCCCGATGGCTCTCCCCTGCGATGCCCCCTATGGTGGAAGGGGATCACGGGTGAGTGACGCGCGCTGGGTTCCGCTCGCGGTGGCGGTGGTCCTGGCGGCCGCCGGGCCAGTTTTCTCCCAGGATGCGGACGTCTGCCTGAGCTGCCACGGGGCCGAGGGGCTGGTCCTGACGCTGCCCGGCGGGGAGACCCTGCCTGCGACCGTCGATCGCGCGGTCGTCGACCGCTCGGTGCACGGAGGCCTGGGATGCGCGTCGTGCCACCCTGCCCAGACCTCCTATCCCCACCCGCCGGTGACCGCCCGCACCCGCCGGGACTTCACCGCCCGGGCCGCTCAGGTGTGCGCCACCTGCCACCCTGACCCCGCCGGCCAGTTCGACAGCAGCGTCCACGGCCGCGCCCAGGTCCTGGGCCTGGCCGACGCGCCGACCTGCGTCTCCTGCCACGGAGCTCACGAGGTGGTCCGGGCGCGGACCCCCGAGTTCCGGAACAACACGCCGCAGCTGTGCGGCAGCTGCCACGCCCGTCCGGAGATCATGGCCAAGTACGGCCTGCGGGCGGTGTACGAAACCTACATCAGCGAGTTCCACGGGGTGACCACCACCCTGTACCGGATCACCACGCCGGTGAGTCCCTCTCCGGCCGCCACCTGCTACGACTGCCACGGGGTGCACGACATCCGGGCAGCCGACGACCCTGCCTCCCGGGTGCACCCGTCCAACATCCTGGCCACCTGCCGGACCTGCCACCCGCAGGCCGGCCAGTACTTCGCCACCGCCTGGACCGAGCACCGGGCCCCGGGACCTGACGCGGCTCCCCTGGTCTACTACGTGCAGCTGTTTTACCGGGTCCTTATTCCGTCGGTGGTGGGGTTCCTGACGGTGCTCACGGTGCTGGACCTCGGCCGGTGGGCGGGCGACCAGCTGCGGAGGAACCGCCGATGAGCGCCGGGGGTCGACCGGAGGTGGAGCGGTTCACCCTGGCCCAGCGGGTCGAGCACTTCGTGCTGATCATCACCTTCAACGTGCTGGCCTTCACGGGCCTGCCCCAGAAGTACTTCTGGACTCCCTGGGCCCAGGCCATCATCCGCGCCCTGGGCGGGATCGAGCGGACCCGGCTGATCCACCGGACGTTCGCCGTGGTGCTCATCCTGGAAGGCCTGTACCACCTGGGGGCCGTGCTGCGGGCGCGGCGGGCCGGCCGGGAGCGGGGACCGGCGGGCATGGGCGTGACGTTCCAGGATGTCCGAAACGTGGTCGCCGATATCGCCTATCTGCTGGGCCTGCGGGCCGAGCGGCCGGCCTTTGACCGGTACGACTATCGCCAGAAGTTCGAGTACTGGGCCGTGGTGTGGGGCACGGTGATCATGGCCACCACCGGCCTGATCATGTGGTTCCCCGAGGTCATCACCCGGTGGGTGCCGGGGGTGGTGGTGCCGGCCGCCCGGGTGGCCCACGGGGGCGAGGCCCTGCTGGCGGTCCTGGCGGTCATCCTCTGGCACTTCTACAACGCGCACTTCCGCCCCGAGGTCTTCCCCATGGACCCCGCCATGTGGACTGGCCGCATCGACCTGGAACGCCTGCGGCGGGAGCACCGGGCTGAGTACGAGCGCCTGGTGGAGCAGGGGGTGCGTCCCTCCGGGCCGCCCGACTCCTCAGGCGGCGCCGGTTGACGCCCTAGCCCGGGGGGGTCGGGGACGGCCCCTCGGGCTCCACAAGTCCCTTGCGGACGGCGTAGGCGATCAGCTGGGCGGGGCGGTGCAGGTCCAATTTTTCCATGATCCGCTGGCGGTACGCCTGCACCGTCTTCACCGACAGATGGAGCAGCCGGCCGATCTCGGCGCTGGTGTAGCCTTCGGCGACCAGTTTGAGGATCTCCCGCTCCCGCGGGGTGAGGGTCTCGTAGGCTCCGGCGTCCTCGCCGCTTTCGACCCGGCGGAGGTAGTCGGTGACCAGCGCCGTGGCCATGGAGGGGTACAGGTACGTTTCCCCCCGGGCGGCGGCCTCGATGGCCTCCACCAGCTCGGCCGGACGGGCTTTCTTCAGCACGTACCCGCACGCCCCGGCCCGCAGCATCTGGAAGAAGTACTCCTCGTTCTCGTGGACGGTCAGGCCCAGGACCGCCACATCGGGAAACTCCTCCTTGATCCTCCGGGTGGCCTCCACCCCGCCCATCCGCGGCATGGCCACGTCCATCAGGACCACGTCGGGGCGCAGCGTCCGGACCAGGTCCAGGGCGGCCAGGCCGTCCTCGGCCTCACCCACCACTTCCACGGCGGGGGAGGACTGCAGCAGGGACCGGATGCCGGCCCGGACCAGGGTGTGGTCATCCACGATGAGCACGCGCAGCGGCACGGGCGTCCTCCTCCGCCGGCGGGGGCGGGACCGGGATGTCCGCGCGCACCACGGTCCCTCCTCCCGGCCGGGAGTCGATGCTCAGCGTTCCCCCCACCAGGGCCACGCGCTCCTGCATGCCCAGCAGTCCCAGCCGGCGCCGGCTGGGGTCGGCCAGGGAGGCGGCCACGTCGAACCCGACCCCGTCGTCGTGTATCTCCAGCC
Protein-coding sequences here:
- a CDS encoding response regulator transcription factor — its product is MERIRVLVADDHALFRRGVTALLAGREDMEVVGEAADGEEAIERARELMPDVILMDIKMPGVDGLAATRRIKAEMPYVKILMLTVSETDEDLFEAIKAGASGYLLKNVDPEYLVACLRQAQRGEVPIAPTMASKILRELAAPPEPAPPLTARERQVLELLAAGKSNKEIALDLKISENTVKNHLRNILEKLHLQNRVQAALYAVRMGLVPPPGEPPQPSS
- a CDS encoding cytochrome c3 family protein, encoding MSDARWVPLAVAVVLAAAGPVFSQDADVCLSCHGAEGLVLTLPGGETLPATVDRAVVDRSVHGGLGCASCHPAQTSYPHPPVTARTRRDFTARAAQVCATCHPDPAGQFDSSVHGRAQVLGLADAPTCVSCHGAHEVVRARTPEFRNNTPQLCGSCHARPEIMAKYGLRAVYETYISEFHGVTTTLYRITTPVSPSPAATCYDCHGVHDIRAADDPASRVHPSNILATCRTCHPQAGQYFATAWTEHRAPGPDAAPLVYYVQLFYRVLIPSVVGFLTVLTVLDLGRWAGDQLRRNRR
- a CDS encoding cytochrome C, which translates into the protein MSAGGRPEVERFTLAQRVEHFVLIITFNVLAFTGLPQKYFWTPWAQAIIRALGGIERTRLIHRTFAVVLILEGLYHLGAVLRARRAGRERGPAGMGVTFQDVRNVVADIAYLLGLRAERPAFDRYDYRQKFEYWAVVWGTVIMATTGLIMWFPEVITRWVPGVVVPAARVAHGGEALLAVLAVILWHFYNAHFRPEVFPMDPAMWTGRIDLERLRREHRAEYERLVEQGVRPSGPPDSSGGAG
- a CDS encoding response regulator transcription factor; this encodes MPLRVLIVDDHTLVRAGIRSLLQSSPAVEVVGEAEDGLAALDLVRTLRPDVVLMDVAMPRMGGVEATRRIKEEFPDVAVLGLTVHENEEYFFQMLRAGACGYVLKKARPAELVEAIEAAARGETYLYPSMATALVTDYLRRVESGEDAGAYETLTPREREILKLVAEGYTSAEIGRLLHLSVKTVQAYRQRIMEKLDLHRPAQLIAYAVRKGLVEPEGPSPTPPG